In the genome of Brassica napus cultivar Da-Ae unplaced genomic scaffold, Da-Ae ScsIHWf_1200;HRSCAF=1717, whole genome shotgun sequence, one region contains:
- the LOC125596361 gene encoding uncharacterized protein LOC125596361, producing MEKNFEAMECPEEYKKKIAVYYLEGDATGWWDSIDRQRGHNITSWESFKGEFERKYFPPEAKHRLERQFMNLVQGDRPVRSYESEFTRLRRHVFDGREDEATMIRNFMYGLKPELGSRLAGSNFSSLSELVEKAVNVETVLEAERKTLPHSGGHTKFSQGERPNFNKGPRSYKGKGRGFGGQANNRGNTVVCYICDQPGHISKFCPNRQRSNQQGYSSIRMEDVTCFSCGMKGHYASSCPNKPIPATPLAIRAPPSRPAIEPAPKKQNLGGRVYALGVENPDNAGPSSGPITGIVGA from the coding sequence ATGGAGAAGAATTTTGAAGCCATGGAGTGCCCGGAGGAGTATAAGAAGAAGATCGCTGTGTACTACTTGGAAGGCGACGCCACAGGATGGTGGGACAGCATAGACAGACAGCGTGGACACAACATCACATCATGGGAGTCGTTCAAGGGAGAGTTTGAGAGGAAATACTTTCCTCCAGAAGCAAAGCATCGATTGGAGCGCCAGTTCATGAACCTTGTTCAAGGAGATAGGCCAGTGAGGAGTTACGAATCTGAGTTCACAAGGTTGAGGCGACATGTCTTTGATGGGCGTGAAGATGAAGCAACTATGATCCGTAACTTTATGTACGGATTGAAGCCGGAGCTtggaagtcgtttagctggaagcAACTTTAGCAGCTTATCTGAGCTAGTGGAAAAAGCTGTTAATGTTGAAACTGTATTGGAGGCTGAAAGGAAGACCTTACCACATTCTGGTGGACACACCAAGTTTAGCCAAGGAGAAAGGCCAAATTTCAACAAGGGTCCAAGATCTTACAAAGGAAAAGGGCGAGGATTTGGAGGCCAAGCCAACAATCGTGGTAACACTGTGGTGTGTTACATATGTGATCAACCGGGACATATTTCTAAGTTTTGTCCCAACAGACAACGGAGTAACCAGCAGGGTTATTCATCTATAAGGATGGAAGAtgttacttgtttctcttgcggTATGAAGGGCCATTATGCATCGTCATGTCCAAACAAGCCAATCCCTGCGACCCCTCTCGCAATCCGAGCTCCTCCTAGCCGTCCAGCTATTGAGCCAGCaccaaagaagcaaaacctAGGAGGTAGAGTTTATGCCTTAGGTGTAGAAAACCCAGACAATGCAGGACCGTCAAGCGGTCCCATCACAGGTATTGTGGGTGCTTAA